One segment of Oscillospiraceae bacterium MB08-C2-2 DNA contains the following:
- a CDS encoding nucleoside recognition domain-containing protein, giving the protein MMKWIFSGMIFAAVVFGILQGRMDAISQAAIRECGGAVELTLSLMGSMCMWSGFMKIAEKAGLTKKLSRLFSPVIRLLFEKMNPDSAAAQAITLNISANLLGLGNAATPLGIAAMRQMEKDGGYSKTASNNMAMFVVLNTACLQLIPTTTALLRANAGAAEPLDIMPAAWAASLLSVLSGIIMAKILSKYT; this is encoded by the coding sequence ATGATGAAGTGGATTTTTTCAGGGATGATTTTTGCGGCAGTGGTGTTTGGTATCTTACAGGGCAGAATGGATGCAATCTCACAGGCGGCCATAAGGGAATGCGGGGGTGCTGTTGAGCTGACCCTCTCTCTGATGGGGTCTATGTGCATGTGGAGCGGATTTATGAAAATCGCGGAGAAAGCAGGGCTTACCAAGAAACTAAGCCGGTTATTTTCACCGGTGATTCGGCTGCTGTTTGAAAAAATGAATCCGGATAGTGCGGCGGCACAAGCCATTACCCTGAATATTTCTGCAAACCTTTTGGGGCTTGGAAACGCAGCCACACCTTTGGGGATTGCAGCTATGCGCCAGATGGAAAAAGACGGAGGTTATTCAAAAACCGCCTCCAACAATATGGCAATGTTCGTTGTGCTCAATACGGCTTGTCTCCAACTGATTCCCACCACCACGGCACTGCTCCGAGCCAATGCAGGCGCAGCAGAGCCTTTGGATATCATGCCCGCCGCTTGGGCAGCTTCACTGCTTTCAGTTCTCTCTGGAATCATTATGGCCAAAATTTTGTCGAAATACACTTAA
- a CDS encoding ATP-binding cassette domain-containing protein translates to MEQWALEFENISRRINSEFYLTDINLKIAPGQVHAFVGKNAAGKSSLFKTLVGIFPPDRGSLYVFGKKSRIASPVEAKALGITLIAQNSEMFENLSVCENMFMNTPDFTSGKLGLIDRKGMRAKAARVFQDMGVSINPDSPVSQLSRSEKQLMMIASALVGDSKIILLDETSTHLSQEECEVLNDSINAMKAKGITFLLVSHRLDQILAVSDAISVMERGAVIRTAPVSEFSFALLTELITGYSVEDLYHKPPVEWGEPVLELEGVSGPGFADISLKILSGQIVAVVGRHSSGKQQLARLLGGFESAKGSMRIDGKPITSPTIMEAMLAGVSYSQSSRDDWVITWLDRYMESHPVQTKAQQVKAQVALWWAVSAKSLSNMMAGFMRFNERNNATGGYIQRELTNKALDRRAKLYILCEPTAGLDVSAKMGVYARLGDKIQQGSSVLLVTSDFEEAKGMADCIVFMEEGRITRQIQRQDPQWDQLRAH, encoded by the coding sequence TTGGAGCAGTGGGCGCTGGAATTTGAGAACATCAGCCGACGCATCAACAGCGAATTTTATCTGACCGATATCAACCTGAAAATTGCACCCGGTCAGGTGCATGCTTTTGTGGGCAAAAATGCCGCAGGCAAAAGCAGCCTTTTCAAAACACTGGTGGGCATTTTTCCGCCCGATCGGGGCAGCCTCTATGTTTTTGGCAAGAAATCCAGAATTGCCTCCCCGGTGGAGGCCAAGGCTTTGGGCATTACTCTGATCGCCCAAAACAGCGAGATGTTTGAGAATCTCTCTGTATGTGAAAACATGTTTATGAATACCCCGGATTTCACCTCCGGCAAGCTGGGGCTTATTGACCGCAAGGGTATGCGGGCCAAAGCGGCCCGTGTTTTTCAGGATATGGGGGTAAGCATCAACCCCGACAGCCCGGTGAGCCAGCTGAGCCGCAGTGAAAAGCAGCTGATGATGATTGCTTCGGCACTGGTGGGCGATTCCAAGATTATTCTGCTGGATGAGACCTCCACCCATTTATCCCAAGAGGAATGCGAGGTTCTCAACGATTCCATCAACGCCATGAAGGCCAAGGGCATCACCTTTTTGCTGGTTTCTCACCGGCTGGATCAAATCCTCGCGGTTTCGGATGCGATCAGCGTGATGGAACGGGGGGCGGTGATTCGCACAGCCCCGGTCAGCGAGTTCAGCTTTGCCCTTTTAACCGAGCTGATCACCGGCTATTCGGTGGAGGATCTTTACCACAAGCCCCCCGTGGAGTGGGGAGAGCCTGTGCTGGAACTGGAGGGTGTCTCCGGGCCGGGCTTTGCAGACATCAGCCTTAAAATCCTTTCCGGGCAAATTGTAGCTGTGGTGGGGCGGCACAGCAGCGGCAAGCAGCAGCTTGCAAGGCTGTTGGGCGGGTTTGAATCCGCTAAAGGCAGTATGCGCATTGACGGAAAGCCCATCACATCCCCAACCATTATGGAAGCCATGCTGGCCGGGGTTTCTTATTCTCAATCCAGCCGTGACGATTGGGTGATTACGTGGCTGGATCGATACATGGAAAGCCACCCTGTGCAGACAAAGGCTCAGCAGGTTAAGGCGCAGGTTGCTCTTTGGTGGGCGGTTTCGGCCAAATCCCTGAGCAATATGATGGCAGGGTTCATGCGCTTTAATGAGCGGAACAACGCCACCGGCGGTTATATCCAGCGGGAGCTGACCAACAAAGCACTGGATCGCCGGGCAAAGCTGTATATTCTATGTGAGCCTACAGCGGGCTTGGATGTAAGCGCCAAAATGGGCGTGTATGCCCGGCTTGGCGATAAAATTCAGCAAGGCTCCTCTGTGCTGCTGGTAACCTCCGATTTTGAGGAGGCCAAGGGCATGGCAGACTGCATCGTATTCATGGAAGAAGGGCGGATTACCCGCCAAATCCAGCGGCAGGACCCCCAGTGGGATCAGCTGAGGGCTCATTAA
- a CDS encoding DUF4358 domain-containing protein has product MKQALLGCLLLSILFALAGCGDEPVSKEALLNQEVSIQEVVDKADPDKAVEEIYKSVDVGGITTGNLQFVSDTLGIDPGIITGFSLRYSSGDYGLADVIIIRPDTGKKEDVRTALLKYQENRTAQFKNYDILDAYSIAQNGLLYTQGDYIVLLMLADTASAQEIIDLYIPR; this is encoded by the coding sequence ATGAAACAAGCACTGTTGGGATGCCTTTTGCTGAGCATCCTTTTTGCTCTTGCCGGTTGCGGCGATGAGCCTGTCTCTAAAGAAGCCCTGCTGAACCAGGAAGTCAGCATTCAGGAGGTTGTGGATAAAGCCGACCCGGATAAAGCGGTGGAGGAAATCTACAAATCGGTGGATGTGGGCGGAATCACGACAGGGAACCTGCAGTTTGTATCCGATACACTGGGCATTGATCCGGGCATTATAACCGGCTTCAGCCTGCGGTATTCCTCTGGCGATTACGGCCTTGCCGATGTTATCATCATCCGGCCGGATACTGGAAAGAAAGAAGATGTGCGCACAGCGCTGCTGAAATATCAGGAAAACCGCACCGCACAGTTTAAGAATTACGATATATTGGATGCTTATTCCATTGCCCAGAACGGCCTGCTGTATACACAGGGTGATTACATCGTTCTGCTGATGCTGGCGGATACTGCCTCTGCGCAGGAAATCATTGATCTTTACATTCCCCGGTAA
- a CDS encoding CopG family transcriptional regulator has protein sequence MKPLKVKVSVTLDQDIVEKLKELAEKDDRSFSKYINVLIRRQLENPENSSGNNL, from the coding sequence ATGAAGCCGCTTAAAGTAAAGGTCAGTGTGACTTTGGATCAGGATATTGTTGAGAAGTTAAAAGAACTGGCCGAAAAGGACGACCGCTCGTTTTCGAAATATATAAATGTTTTAATTAGAAGGCAGTTGGAAAACCCTGAGAATTCTTCCGGTAATAATCTCTAA
- a CDS encoding histidine phosphatase family protein, translated as MISYKLHLIRTGSTAMDAHPRLVGQQDLPLSPQGVAELKQLKKDLIYPKVQEVYTSPLRRCVQTGYQLFPDTFTQVLPGLQDLGLGDFEGQTVAQLQEQPDFRLWLEDARQNPPPGGEDLDAFLGRIVASVEEIFHTMMDQRITSAALITHRGVIMTLLAAICLPKQPVSQWAVANGTGFTLLATPQMWMRDHAMEVFAPIPNLPDAAEEDDYWL; from the coding sequence ATGATAAGCTATAAATTGCACCTAATCCGCACCGGCAGCACGGCTATGGATGCCCATCCCCGCTTGGTGGGTCAGCAGGATTTGCCCCTCAGCCCCCAGGGAGTGGCCGAGCTGAAGCAGCTGAAAAAGGATTTGATTTACCCCAAGGTGCAGGAGGTTTACACAAGCCCGCTGCGCCGCTGTGTGCAGACCGGCTATCAGCTTTTCCCCGATACCTTCACACAGGTGCTTCCCGGCTTGCAGGATTTAGGGCTGGGTGATTTTGAGGGACAAACCGTTGCCCAGTTGCAGGAGCAACCAGATTTCCGCTTGTGGCTGGAGGATGCCCGCCAGAATCCACCGCCGGGCGGTGAAGATTTGGATGCTTTTCTGGGTCGGATTGTGGCTTCGGTGGAAGAAATCTTTCATACCATGATGGATCAGCGGATTACCAGTGCAGCCCTGATTACCCATCGTGGGGTGATTATGACTTTGCTGGCCGCCATTTGCCTGCCCAAGCAGCCGGTCAGCCAGTGGGCGGTTGCCAACGGAACCGGTTTCACTCTGCTGGCCACTCCCCAGATGTGGATGCGAGACCATGCTATGGAGGTTTTCGCTCCCATCCCCAACCTGCCGGATGCCGCAGAAGAGGATGACTACTGGTTGTAA
- a CDS encoding nucleoside recognition domain-containing protein, giving the protein MTLNNMSIPIVIVVILGAGLWHKVDIFSVFLEGAKEGFHTAVKVLPAMVALMTCIGMFKASGALDILSYAITPIAKFLQLPTEVVPFALLRPISGSGGLVLFNDLLKTYGPDSYIGRVASVMEGSTETTFYTIAVYYGATKIARTRHTLPASLTADLVGFVASAFMVRLIFGMA; this is encoded by the coding sequence ATGACTTTAAACAATATGTCCATTCCGATTGTAATTGTGGTTATTTTGGGGGCGGGACTGTGGCACAAGGTGGATATTTTTTCGGTTTTTTTGGAAGGGGCCAAAGAAGGTTTCCACACGGCCGTTAAGGTTTTGCCAGCTATGGTGGCTCTCATGACCTGTATCGGCATGTTCAAGGCCTCAGGGGCATTGGATATTTTATCCTACGCCATTACCCCTATAGCGAAGTTTTTGCAGTTGCCCACCGAGGTGGTTCCCTTTGCTCTGCTCCGACCCATTTCGGGCAGCGGGGGATTGGTTCTATTCAACGACCTGCTCAAAACCTATGGGCCGGATAGTTACATAGGCCGGGTTGCCAGTGTAATGGAGGGCTCCACCGAAACAACCTTTTACACCATCGCTGTATATTACGGGGCCACTAAAATTGCCCGAACACGCCACACTTTGCCTGCCTCCCTGACAGCGGATTTGGTGGGTTTCGTGGCAAGCGCATTCATGGTGCGCCTTATTTTCGGTATGGCCTGA
- a CDS encoding NERD domain-containing protein — protein MAMGMGSVYYWAITAVLMALVLFLLAIPYLSNNVWDTKGKNADKKTARVFSRFGRSRGGRVLREVTIRHDGKTASLGTVLLLPWGLVIADTLGCKGNYYGDAASEQWVLTSGDERTVLPNPLKTQREATMLLREYLAASKLYNIRVETLVVYTNKSKDTTVFVDGLGKQEQHTVLPIGKLARYLEKDRFEADNGVNIEALAALLAENQGR, from the coding sequence ATGGCCATGGGGATGGGATCCGTTTATTATTGGGCAATCACCGCTGTATTGATGGCGCTGGTGCTGTTTTTGCTTGCCATTCCTTATCTTTCCAACAACGTGTGGGATACCAAGGGCAAAAATGCCGATAAAAAAACCGCCCGGGTCTTTTCCCGCTTTGGCCGGTCTCGGGGAGGCCGGGTTCTGCGGGAGGTCACCATCCGCCACGATGGCAAGACCGCTTCTCTGGGAACGGTTCTGCTGCTGCCTTGGGGGCTTGTGATTGCCGATACCTTGGGCTGCAAGGGGAATTACTACGGTGATGCGGCCAGCGAACAGTGGGTTCTCACCAGCGGCGATGAGCGCACGGTGCTCCCCAATCCTCTGAAAACCCAGCGTGAGGCAACAATGCTGCTGCGGGAGTATCTGGCCGCCAGCAAGCTGTATAACATCCGAGTGGAAACACTGGTGGTTTACACCAACAAATCGAAGGATACCACTGTTTTTGTGGATGGCCTTGGCAAGCAGGAGCAGCACACCGTTCTGCCTATTGGCAAGCTGGCACGCTACTTGGAAAAGGATCGCTTTGAGGCGGATAACGGCGTGAACATCGAGGCTCTGGCTGCCCTGCTGGCTGAGAATCAAGGCAGATAA
- a CDS encoding helix-turn-helix transcriptional regulator, with amino-acid sequence MSSDFPRILTLLRKEKNISQKKASAELGISQALLSHYEKGIRECGLDFLVRCADFYQVSCDYLLGRTPDRTGTQLTVDDIPEPDAAGKENRSAGSILTVLNKKLIANSMNVLFDLLAKTGSKSLTGEVSAFLMLAVYRMFRVVYSINPRNQQSMFQLPAAIAPMYADAAMQISEANAGSVAQGQPVYGMEKLDRAEAPSVDTESLSRDYPLFASSLLNLIQNAESRVDYSSRGSKK; translated from the coding sequence ATGAGCTCAGATTTTCCACGCATCCTGACGCTGCTGCGAAAGGAAAAAAATATCAGCCAGAAAAAGGCGTCGGCCGAGCTGGGCATTTCCCAAGCTCTTCTCTCTCATTACGAAAAAGGAATACGCGAGTGCGGGCTGGATTTTCTGGTGCGCTGTGCGGATTTTTACCAGGTATCCTGTGATTATCTTTTGGGCAGAACTCCCGATCGAACCGGCACTCAGCTGACAGTGGATGATATCCCTGAGCCGGATGCCGCCGGGAAGGAAAACCGCTCTGCCGGGAGTATTCTCACGGTGCTGAATAAAAAGCTCATTGCCAATTCCATGAATGTGCTGTTTGATCTCCTTGCTAAAACAGGCAGTAAAAGCCTGACCGGTGAGGTTTCCGCTTTTCTGATGCTGGCGGTTTACCGGATGTTCCGTGTGGTTTATTCCATCAACCCCCGCAACCAGCAAAGCATGTTTCAGCTCCCTGCCGCCATTGCGCCCATGTATGCGGATGCCGCTATGCAGATCAGCGAGGCCAATGCGGGCTCTGTTGCACAGGGGCAGCCTGTTTACGGAATGGAAAAGCTGGATCGGGCAGAGGCCCCCAGTGTGGATACCGAATCTCTCAGCCGGGATTACCCCCTGTTTGCTTCTTCTCTCCTGAATCTTATCCAGAATGCCGAAAGCCGTGTGGATTATTCCAGCCGAGGCTCCAAAAAGTAG
- a CDS encoding heparan-alpha-glucosaminide N-acetyltransferase gives MKTTTGLEHPRVYLLDELRGIWLILMIVYHALYDLVYLFDIPVPGFTGPAFRVFQRIIVGGFILLSGLVSRYSRSSLRRGLLVLVCGMVLTVTTSFAMPTQVIYFGVLHFMGTAMILFGLLRPLLDRVKPSLGAVLSLLLFAFTWRLPSGTVGFGEAFSVSLPTLLYQTPFLFPLGFPNDAFFSADYVPILPWFFFFLAGSYLSIFLQKGKMPGFFYKPRLPLLSKIGSKTIWIYMIHQPVIYGLLWIFLH, from the coding sequence ATGAAAACCACCACCGGCCTTGAGCACCCCCGGGTTTATCTGCTGGATGAACTGCGGGGAATCTGGCTGATTTTAATGATTGTTTATCATGCTCTTTACGACTTGGTATATCTGTTTGATATTCCGGTGCCCGGCTTTACCGGGCCTGCCTTTCGGGTATTCCAGCGAATCATTGTAGGCGGCTTTATTCTGCTTTCGGGTCTGGTGAGCCGCTATTCCCGCAGCAGCCTGCGCCGGGGGCTGCTGGTGCTGGTTTGCGGCATGGTGCTGACTGTGACCACCTCTTTTGCAATGCCCACGCAGGTGATCTATTTTGGTGTTTTGCATTTTATGGGAACAGCCATGATTCTCTTTGGGCTGCTGCGCCCTCTGCTGGATCGGGTTAAGCCCTCTTTAGGCGCCGTATTATCCCTGCTTCTCTTTGCCTTCACTTGGCGCCTCCCCTCGGGAACTGTCGGGTTTGGTGAAGCCTTTTCGGTCTCTCTGCCAACTCTGCTTTATCAGACTCCGTTTTTATTCCCTTTGGGCTTTCCCAATGATGCGTTTTTCTCCGCCGACTATGTGCCTATACTGCCATGGTTCTTCTTCTTTTTGGCGGGCAGCTATTTAAGTATCTTTTTGCAGAAGGGCAAGATGCCCGGCTTTTTCTACAAGCCACGGCTTCCACTTTTGAGCAAGATCGGCAGCAAGACCATCTGGATTTATATGATCCACCAGCCTGTTATTTATGGCCTGCTCTGGATTTTTCTTCATTAG
- a CDS encoding DUF975 family protein: protein MSLFRVFKKNARLALQDSWGRALGILLLVMGIGVLLGTIQGITSAILAVSSMPALDSFSFSFSSPMELFAVIPWVYLAVPGAFGLLNFLLVVPLGLGQIRWYHQLVHDQSEPISNVFHYYEGAGKYFRCLWYYISLTIRQSLWAVLFLCIPMGAMALSVVPLMNEEVTRIQASLSTFGLLISCVLLILATILYTVHMMKYFLTPYLMAEDPKMSVGKAIRTSIRFTKGYRFSLFSFSLSFLGWILLCIFLFPILFVGPYLQTSMALYARYIIEKNQSAIPAPTKEFKAVEIIRDEEPVMDLWPAQPHPPTAPSLEPDLFEEAPLEAFAEEAAQPTPEPDEPSVEELAPQEEPPHPEEDV from the coding sequence ATGTCATTGTTTCGGGTTTTCAAGAAAAATGCCAGATTGGCCTTGCAGGATAGCTGGGGCCGGGCTTTGGGGATTTTACTTCTGGTTATGGGAATCGGGGTTTTGCTGGGTACGATACAAGGGATTACCTCAGCGATTTTGGCTGTTTCCTCCATGCCTGCGCTGGATTCCTTTTCTTTTTCATTTTCCTCCCCCATGGAGCTTTTTGCCGTCATACCCTGGGTGTATCTGGCTGTTCCCGGCGCTTTTGGCCTGCTGAATTTTCTCTTGGTGGTTCCCCTGGGGCTGGGGCAGATCCGCTGGTATCATCAGCTAGTTCACGACCAATCCGAACCAATTAGTAATGTCTTTCATTATTACGAAGGAGCAGGAAAATATTTCCGCTGCCTTTGGTATTATATCAGCCTGACCATCCGCCAAAGCCTTTGGGCTGTTTTGTTTTTATGTATCCCCATGGGTGCTATGGCGCTTTCGGTTGTGCCCTTGATGAATGAAGAGGTCACCCGGATTCAGGCTTCCCTTTCCACCTTTGGCCTTCTGATTTCCTGTGTGCTGCTGATTCTGGCCACCATCCTTTATACGGTTCATATGATGAAGTATTTTCTCACCCCCTACCTAATGGCAGAGGACCCCAAGATGAGTGTGGGCAAGGCCATTCGAACCTCAATCCGCTTTACTAAGGGTTATCGTTTCAGTCTGTTTAGTTTCAGCCTTTCTTTTCTGGGCTGGATTCTGTTGTGTATATTCCTATTCCCTATTTTGTTTGTAGGGCCTTATCTGCAAACCTCTATGGCGCTGTATGCCCGGTATATCATTGAAAAGAACCAATCAGCCATCCCGGCGCCTACCAAGGAATTTAAGGCGGTGGAAATCATCCGGGACGAAGAGCCGGTTATGGATTTATGGCCTGCCCAGCCCCACCCTCCCACTGCGCCTTCACTGGAACCAGACCTTTTTGAAGAGGCACCCCTAGAGGCTTTTGCAGAAGAAGCAGCGCAGCCCACTCCGGAACCGGATGAGCCATCTGTGGAGGAGCTTGCCCCCCAAGAAGAGCCCCCTCACCCCGAAGAGGATGTTTAA